A section of the Acidobacterium capsulatum ATCC 51196 genome encodes:
- a CDS encoding carboxymuconolactone decarboxylase family protein, whose product MTSEFATNSPQQETQQQHRAVPSSSNLPLVEEDSASEEVRALFGKYRETFGRNDLPGIVLCFATHAPMLRGMLEIAEGLLFVDTHLTRRQKEMIATFVSVQNACPYCADSHSYLFRAEGGSTELLCALRKAETDSPQFTPAEQELLRLCSRVNGDSHSVRPADMERARKAGWNEAQIAEAVHITALFAAFNRIANAFGLSSPYPNGLEGQP is encoded by the coding sequence ATGACTTCAGAATTCGCAACCAACTCGCCGCAACAGGAAACGCAACAGCAGCATCGGGCCGTTCCGTCCTCCAGCAACTTACCTCTCGTCGAGGAGGACTCGGCCTCGGAAGAAGTGCGCGCGCTGTTCGGCAAGTACCGCGAAACGTTTGGCCGCAACGATCTGCCGGGCATCGTGCTCTGCTTTGCCACGCACGCGCCCATGCTGCGCGGCATGCTTGAGATTGCCGAGGGCCTGCTCTTCGTCGATACGCACCTGACGCGAAGACAGAAGGAGATGATCGCCACCTTTGTTTCCGTGCAAAATGCATGCCCATACTGTGCCGACAGTCACAGCTACCTGTTTCGCGCAGAGGGTGGATCAACCGAGCTGCTCTGCGCCCTGCGTAAAGCAGAAACTGATTCGCCGCAGTTCACTCCTGCTGAACAGGAGTTGTTGCGGCTCTGCTCCCGAGTGAATGGCGACTCGCACTCCGTAAGACCCGCCGACATGGAGCGCGCCCGAAAGGCCGGATGGAATGAAGCGCAGATCGCTGAGGCCGTGCACATCACCGCACTCTTCGCGGCATTTAACCGCATCGCCAATGCCTTCGGGCTCTCCTCTCCCTACCCCAACGGACTGGAAGGTCAGCCATGA
- the kdpC gene encoding potassium-transporting ATPase subunit KdpC translates to MNHLRTAVLYTIISAVFLGLGYPLIMTGLAQWIFPRQANGSLIVRNGQVIGSKLIGQTFSGAGYFHSRPSAAGNGYDAESSGGSNLAPTNHALIQQVEQRAAAEQVGATKVPVDLVTASASGLDPDITPAAAYYQAPRIAKARHLPLAAVRKLIAEQTTARQFGLLGEPRVNVLAINLKLDQMH, encoded by the coding sequence ATGAATCACCTCCGTACCGCCGTGCTGTACACGATCATCTCTGCCGTGTTTCTGGGCCTGGGCTATCCGCTCATCATGACAGGGCTCGCTCAATGGATATTCCCAAGGCAGGCCAACGGAAGTCTCATTGTGCGCAACGGTCAAGTGATCGGTTCAAAACTGATCGGCCAGACGTTCAGTGGAGCTGGCTACTTCCATAGCCGTCCTTCTGCCGCTGGCAACGGATACGATGCCGAATCGTCCGGCGGCTCGAATCTTGCGCCGACGAATCACGCGCTCATTCAGCAGGTGGAACAACGCGCGGCTGCTGAGCAGGTAGGCGCAACGAAAGTCCCGGTTGATCTCGTGACTGCCTCTGCCTCTGGTCTCGACCCTGACATTACGCCTGCAGCCGCCTACTATCAGGCGCCCCGCATCGCAAAGGCTCGGCACCTGCCGCTGGCGGCGGTTCGTAAGCTAATTGCCGAGCAGACTACAGCAAGACAATTCGGGCTTCTGGGAGAACCACGCGTGAATGTTCTTGCAATCAATCTGAAGCTGGATCAAATGCACTAA
- the kdpA gene encoding potassium-transporting ATPase subunit KdpA has product MTVNGWLQIGIFIAAVLLGAKPLGVYMAAVFERRHTWLDPVLVPVEKLLYRLTAVKAEEEMHWTAYCASMLIFSAATMLLTYLIERVQQFLPLNPQHLGGVPAQLAWNTAISFTTNTNWQAYTPESTMSYLTQMVGLATHNFWSAAVGIALAIAFIRGIARKEMKTLGNFWVDMTRAILWVLLPICVVFALVLTSQGVIQNLKSYTVAHVVQPQSQTQTVNGKTVTTTDSTQTIAQGPVASQEAIKMLGTNGGGFFNANSSHPFENPTPLSNMLEMISIFLIPAGLTVTLGQMTGSPRHGWAVLGAMLILWFAGVATCYWAEAQPNPLFHGVNQQATALQAGGNMEGKEVRFGIADSALFATVTTDASCGAVNAMHDSFMPLGGMVPLTNIMLGEIVFGGVGAGLYGMLVFVIVAVFIAGLMVGRTPEYLGNKIQAYDVQMAMLYLLIFPLIILGFSAVAVLTPHLGLPSISNPGPHGLTQILYAYSSATGNNGSAFAGLNANTSWYNLSLGFAMFIGRFLMIVPMLALAGNLAQKKNVPETLGTFPVTTPLFTVLLTSVIIVVGALTFLPALSLGPILEHLLLQAGRTF; this is encoded by the coding sequence ATGACAGTGAATGGCTGGCTTCAGATTGGCATTTTCATAGCCGCGGTTCTGCTTGGCGCAAAGCCTCTCGGCGTATACATGGCGGCCGTCTTCGAGAGACGGCACACGTGGCTCGATCCGGTGCTGGTGCCGGTAGAGAAGTTGCTTTACCGTCTGACCGCAGTCAAGGCCGAAGAGGAAATGCACTGGACGGCCTATTGCGCTTCGATGTTGATCTTCAGCGCCGCGACCATGCTGCTCACCTACCTCATCGAGCGCGTGCAGCAGTTTCTGCCGCTCAATCCGCAGCACCTCGGAGGGGTGCCTGCTCAGCTTGCGTGGAACACGGCGATTTCCTTTACCACCAACACAAATTGGCAGGCCTACACGCCCGAAAGCACCATGAGCTATCTCACGCAGATGGTTGGGCTGGCCACTCACAACTTCTGGTCAGCAGCCGTGGGCATCGCGCTTGCAATTGCTTTTATCCGCGGCATTGCGCGTAAAGAGATGAAGACCCTGGGCAATTTCTGGGTGGACATGACGCGCGCCATCCTCTGGGTGCTGCTGCCTATCTGCGTAGTATTTGCGTTGGTGTTGACGTCACAGGGCGTGATCCAAAATCTGAAGTCCTACACGGTCGCCCATGTCGTACAGCCACAGTCGCAAACGCAGACCGTGAACGGGAAAACGGTCACGACAACTGATTCGACGCAAACCATTGCGCAGGGGCCAGTCGCTTCGCAGGAAGCGATCAAGATGCTTGGCACGAATGGCGGTGGATTCTTCAATGCAAACAGTTCACATCCATTTGAGAATCCGACGCCATTGAGCAACATGCTCGAGATGATTTCCATCTTTCTCATTCCCGCAGGGCTCACGGTAACACTGGGGCAGATGACCGGCTCGCCCCGGCATGGCTGGGCGGTGCTGGGGGCGATGTTGATCCTCTGGTTTGCCGGTGTTGCCACGTGTTACTGGGCCGAGGCACAGCCGAATCCGCTTTTCCACGGAGTCAATCAGCAGGCCACCGCGCTGCAGGCAGGCGGCAACATGGAAGGCAAGGAAGTACGTTTCGGCATTGCCGACTCAGCGCTCTTTGCCACGGTCACCACAGATGCCAGCTGTGGAGCTGTCAATGCCATGCATGACTCGTTTATGCCGTTGGGCGGTATGGTGCCGCTGACGAACATCATGCTAGGTGAGATCGTCTTCGGTGGCGTGGGCGCGGGACTCTACGGCATGCTGGTCTTTGTGATCGTCGCGGTTTTCATCGCCGGTCTCATGGTGGGCCGCACGCCCGAATATCTGGGCAACAAGATACAGGCCTATGACGTACAAATGGCGATGCTGTATCTTCTGATTTTCCCGCTGATCATCCTGGGCTTCTCGGCGGTCGCAGTGCTTACGCCACATTTAGGGTTGCCCAGCATCAGCAATCCTGGCCCTCACGGACTCACACAGATCCTCTATGCGTACAGCTCGGCTACGGGCAACAACGGCTCGGCCTTCGCGGGCCTCAACGCCAACACTTCCTGGTACAACCTGTCGCTCGGATTCGCCATGTTTATCGGGCGCTTTCTGATGATTGTTCCCATGCTTGCGTTGGCAGGCAATCTTGCGCAAAAGAAGAATGTTCCCGAGACACTGGGCACGTTCCCGGTCACCACACCACTCTTCACGGTGCTTCTGACCAGCGTGATTATTGTGGTCGGCGCGCTTACGTTTCTTCCCGCGCTGAGCCTTGGCCCCATTCTTGAACACCTGCTGTTACAAGCAGGCCGCACCTTTTAA
- a CDS encoding 4Fe-4S dicluster domain-containing protein, whose amino-acid sequence MSQPTHPRRPRRGTWKPKPETTALLRVSGNPINGLGETAARRPSPFFWHSPDQHPWGDLQIVARQSSRSCPGSTEAFQAAYNYPELQPVAPVRNPRTAEELSQQVSRFALSHEADDIGIARMDPLYVFEGYTVEHPWVIILALAHDYERLREVPSDETNGVGVCDVGDQYARGTRSSYALANWIRSQGYHADPYPGPSAGALLLIPPAIAAGLGELGKHGSMISPRFGSGVRLAGVSTDMPLVPTEPRRFGADEFCATCQICTHACPPGAITPQKQMVRGVERWYVDFDKCIPFFAEAASCGICIAECPWTRPSVRPKLLQTMAQRTGQK is encoded by the coding sequence ATGAGCCAACCCACCCATCCGCGCCGGCCTCGGCGCGGCACATGGAAGCCAAAGCCGGAGACCACGGCGCTGCTGCGCGTCTCCGGCAATCCCATCAATGGCCTCGGCGAGACCGCTGCGCGCCGGCCCTCCCCATTCTTCTGGCATTCGCCCGATCAGCATCCGTGGGGCGATCTTCAGATTGTGGCGCGCCAGAGTTCCCGCAGTTGCCCGGGCTCTACGGAAGCCTTTCAGGCAGCTTACAACTATCCCGAACTGCAGCCGGTCGCCCCTGTGCGCAACCCCCGCACTGCCGAAGAATTGAGTCAACAGGTGAGCCGTTTTGCGCTCTCCCACGAAGCTGACGATATAGGCATCGCTCGTATGGACCCTCTCTACGTCTTCGAGGGCTATACCGTCGAGCATCCATGGGTGATCATTCTGGCGCTGGCTCACGATTACGAGCGCCTGCGCGAAGTGCCCTCCGACGAAACCAACGGTGTGGGCGTCTGCGATGTTGGCGATCAATACGCGCGCGGCACACGGTCCTCTTACGCGCTGGCGAACTGGATTCGCTCCCAGGGATACCATGCCGATCCTTACCCGGGTCCCTCTGCCGGGGCGCTGCTGCTCATTCCGCCGGCCATCGCCGCGGGCCTTGGCGAGCTCGGCAAGCACGGATCGATGATCAGCCCGCGCTTTGGGTCGGGCGTGCGCCTGGCTGGTGTCTCCACGGATATGCCACTCGTCCCCACCGAGCCGCGGCGCTTTGGAGCCGATGAGTTCTGCGCCACCTGTCAGATATGCACGCATGCCTGCCCGCCTGGAGCCATCACACCGCAGAAGCAGATGGTGCGCGGCGTCGAGCGCTGGTATGTGGACTTCGACAAGTGCATCCCCTTCTTCGCCGAGGCGGCCTCCTGCGGCATCTGCATTGCCGAGTGCCCCTGGACGCGGCCCTCCGTGCGGCCCAAGCTGCTCCAGACCATGGCGCAAAGGACAGGCCAGAAATGA
- a CDS encoding response regulator transcription factor, with amino-acid sequence MRILVVDDEPQIVRVLRAALQSNDYEIFTASNGAEALQVYLEVNPALVITDLAMPEMDGVALTREIRQRASTPVIVVSVRNQEREKIRALDEGADDYITKPFAIQELLARVRVQLRRASERESEVDYARPFITAGDFEINTERHIVRLRGEEIRLTPKEFDLLLQFARNPERVLTHKTLLKAIWGPAGIDQQESLRVLVGQLRKKIERGPGTPQYIQTEPWIGYRFVPVAQ; translated from the coding sequence TTGAGAATTCTGGTGGTCGATGACGAACCGCAAATTGTGCGCGTGCTGCGCGCTGCACTGCAGAGTAACGATTACGAGATCTTTACCGCATCGAACGGTGCAGAAGCATTGCAGGTATATCTGGAGGTGAATCCGGCACTCGTCATCACCGATCTTGCCATGCCGGAGATGGACGGCGTCGCCCTGACACGCGAGATTCGGCAACGCGCCTCCACCCCGGTCATCGTCGTCTCCGTTCGCAATCAGGAGCGGGAAAAGATTCGCGCCCTCGATGAGGGAGCCGACGACTACATCACCAAGCCGTTCGCCATTCAGGAACTCCTGGCGCGCGTGCGCGTGCAACTGCGGCGTGCGTCCGAACGCGAGTCCGAGGTTGATTACGCGCGGCCCTTCATCACCGCTGGCGACTTTGAGATCAACACGGAGCGCCATATCGTGCGGCTGCGCGGCGAAGAGATTCGCCTTACGCCCAAGGAGTTTGATCTTCTGCTGCAATTTGCGCGCAACCCCGAGCGGGTGCTCACCCACAAGACATTGCTCAAGGCCATCTGGGGACCGGCCGGCATCGACCAGCAGGAGAGCCTGCGCGTCCTCGTCGGACAATTGCGCAAAAAAATTGAGCGCGGTCCTGGCACACCGCAATATATCCAGACGGAACCCTGGATCGGCTATCGCTTTGTGCCGGTGGCCCAGTAG
- a CDS encoding MFS transporter — protein sequence MNLMLMQRSEEDARRYAGWGVLTAAFTGVMVSFAPIVPYTFSLFLNPLHAAFGWKREAMGGAFALAAITVAVVSPAIGLLLDRFPPRRIILPAIFVFALALASLSRLTAHIWQFYFTFFILGLAANGTAQFAYTRTVLTWFSKHRGLALALLLTGSGIGSIVIPPLTEWVIQHHGWRDAWLMLGGIALLGLPLTAMLVRNKPETPRARAHAPATGMSVAGALRTAAFWILAVITILSAFSENGLVTNLAAILTQHGVIATSAALALSLRGGAGIVGRLFIGFAIDRVSPQRIQTFVLALAAAGTLILAFAGTGAVSWIGAAVLGVGLGSEADVMPYLLARYFGRRHFSVLYGLTWTAYAIGGATGPLWIGHMYDVAGGLYRPRFIVYLAVVAFAAVILSLFLPAHKDVGEIDAQISVAAGAGSAGRRP from the coding sequence ATGAATCTGATGCTCATGCAGCGCTCCGAAGAAGACGCGCGCCGCTATGCTGGCTGGGGAGTTCTCACAGCCGCTTTCACTGGCGTGATGGTGAGCTTCGCCCCGATTGTTCCCTATACCTTCAGCCTTTTTCTCAATCCGCTCCATGCCGCCTTCGGATGGAAGCGGGAGGCCATGGGCGGAGCCTTTGCTCTTGCCGCGATCACGGTCGCCGTGGTCTCGCCGGCCATTGGCCTTCTGCTCGACCGCTTCCCTCCCCGCCGCATCATCCTTCCGGCTATCTTTGTCTTCGCCCTCGCGCTTGCTTCTCTCAGCCGGTTGACTGCTCACATCTGGCAGTTCTACTTCACGTTTTTCATCCTTGGCCTCGCGGCCAATGGAACAGCTCAGTTTGCCTACACCCGAACGGTGCTCACATGGTTCTCAAAGCATCGCGGACTGGCGCTGGCACTGCTGCTCACCGGCAGCGGCATCGGTTCCATCGTGATTCCGCCGCTGACGGAGTGGGTGATTCAGCATCATGGCTGGCGCGACGCCTGGCTGATGCTGGGCGGCATTGCGCTTTTGGGCTTGCCGCTCACGGCAATGCTGGTGCGCAACAAGCCAGAGACGCCACGAGCGCGGGCCCATGCGCCAGCCACGGGCATGAGTGTTGCTGGAGCGCTTCGTACCGCGGCGTTCTGGATCCTCGCTGTCATCACCATCCTCTCGGCCTTCAGCGAGAACGGACTGGTCACCAACCTCGCCGCCATTCTCACGCAGCATGGCGTCATCGCGACGAGCGCGGCTCTCGCGCTCTCTCTGCGTGGAGGAGCCGGAATCGTCGGCCGGCTATTCATCGGCTTTGCCATCGATCGCGTTTCGCCGCAGCGCATCCAGACCTTTGTGCTGGCGCTTGCCGCGGCAGGCACGCTCATCCTGGCCTTCGCCGGCACTGGAGCGGTTTCCTGGATCGGCGCAGCGGTGCTCGGCGTCGGCCTGGGCAGTGAGGCTGATGTGATGCCCTACCTGCTGGCCCGCTATTTTGGGCGGCGGCACTTCTCGGTTCTCTACGGACTCACCTGGACGGCCTATGCCATCGGCGGCGCTACCGGCCCACTCTGGATCGGGCATATGTATGATGTCGCCGGGGGACTCTACCGGCCCCGCTTCATCGTCTACCTCGCGGTCGTTGCCTTCGCCGCTGTGATCCTGAGCCTTTTTCTGCCGGCCCACAAAGATGTTGGGGAGATCGATGCGCAAATATCAGTAGCTGCAGGCGCAGGTTCCGCCGGCCGGCGGCCCTGA
- the kdpB gene encoding potassium-transporting ATPase subunit KdpB — protein MSHESRPAKKDRALLNGPIARRAALDALLKLNPARMVRNPVMFVVEVGSILTTVLLFTPKGHAHGHFSFDLQVTLWLWFTVLFANFAEAMAEGRGKAQADALRKAKAETTAFRLTSSGIEEVMSSHLRADDRVRVSAGQVIPGDGEVIEGIASVDESAITGESAPVIREAGGDMSAVTGGTRVLSDEIIVRITSNPGETFLDRMIALVEGTQRQKTPNEIALNILLAGLTIIFLLATVTLQPFAIYSGAPQSVFVLVSLLVCLIPTTIGGLLSAIGIAGMDRLVQHNVLATSGRAVEAAGDVDTLLLDKTGTITIGNRQAAEFIPAPAISAERLADAAQLSSLSDETPEGRSIVVLAKERYGLRGRDLAYQNAEFVPFSATTRMSGVNLDGRFIRKGAVDAIVQHLKEHGNGMPTEVRQAVDRVARSGGTPLVVAENGHALGVIYLKDIVKGGMRERFQQLRAMGIRTIMITGDNPLTAAAIAREAGVDDFLAEARPKDKMDLIRREQAEGKLVAMTGDGTNDAPALAQADVGVAMSSGTQAAKEAGNMIDLDSNPTKLIEIVAIGKQLLMTRGALTTFSIANDIAKYFAILPAMFAGAFPVLAALNIMRLHSPQSAVLSAVIFNAIIIVALIPLALRGVKYRPVSAAALLQRNLLIYGVGGVIVPFIGIKLIDLAITALRIL, from the coding sequence ATGAGTCACGAATCCCGTCCTGCAAAAAAGGACCGCGCTTTACTGAACGGCCCAATCGCGCGCCGCGCCGCACTCGACGCGTTGCTGAAACTGAATCCCGCGCGCATGGTGCGCAACCCTGTCATGTTTGTCGTGGAAGTGGGCAGCATTCTCACGACGGTGCTGCTGTTCACTCCCAAGGGGCATGCTCACGGCCATTTCTCTTTTGACCTTCAGGTCACGCTCTGGCTCTGGTTTACCGTGCTGTTTGCCAACTTTGCCGAGGCGATGGCTGAGGGGCGGGGCAAGGCGCAGGCGGATGCGCTTCGCAAGGCCAAGGCGGAGACCACAGCCTTTCGGCTCACCAGCTCTGGCATAGAAGAAGTGATGAGCTCGCATCTGCGCGCCGATGATCGCGTCCGCGTATCCGCAGGCCAGGTGATTCCTGGGGACGGCGAGGTGATCGAAGGCATCGCGTCGGTCGACGAATCGGCCATCACGGGCGAATCCGCGCCAGTCATTCGCGAGGCCGGCGGCGATATGTCAGCCGTGACCGGCGGCACACGTGTGCTCAGCGATGAAATCATCGTGCGGATTACCTCCAATCCCGGCGAGACGTTTCTTGATCGTATGATCGCGCTGGTCGAAGGAACGCAACGGCAGAAGACGCCCAACGAAATCGCCCTGAACATCCTGCTGGCTGGGCTCACGATCATCTTTCTGCTTGCCACTGTCACGCTGCAGCCCTTTGCCATCTACTCCGGTGCTCCGCAGTCGGTCTTTGTACTGGTTTCTCTGCTGGTATGCCTCATTCCCACCACCATTGGCGGCCTGCTCTCGGCCATCGGCATCGCGGGCATGGACCGCCTGGTGCAGCACAACGTGCTGGCGACTTCGGGCCGCGCCGTCGAGGCGGCTGGCGACGTTGACACGCTGCTGCTCGACAAGACCGGAACCATCACCATCGGAAACCGGCAAGCCGCCGAGTTCATCCCCGCGCCTGCCATCTCGGCCGAGCGGCTCGCCGATGCCGCGCAACTCTCCTCACTCTCTGACGAAACTCCCGAGGGCCGCTCGATCGTGGTGCTGGCCAAGGAACGCTATGGGCTCCGTGGCCGTGATCTCGCCTACCAGAACGCCGAGTTCGTCCCCTTTAGCGCGACCACGCGCATGTCCGGCGTCAATCTCGATGGACGCTTTATCCGCAAAGGTGCTGTCGACGCCATCGTGCAGCACCTCAAGGAGCATGGCAACGGTATGCCGACTGAGGTGCGGCAGGCGGTTGACCGGGTTGCGCGCAGTGGAGGCACTCCTCTGGTGGTGGCCGAGAACGGTCACGCGCTGGGCGTCATCTACCTCAAAGACATTGTGAAGGGAGGTATGCGCGAGCGCTTTCAGCAACTCCGCGCCATGGGCATCCGCACTATCATGATCACGGGCGACAACCCGCTCACCGCCGCCGCCATTGCCCGCGAGGCCGGCGTTGATGACTTTCTCGCCGAGGCTCGTCCCAAGGACAAGATGGATCTGATCCGGCGCGAGCAGGCCGAGGGCAAACTGGTGGCCATGACCGGGGACGGCACCAACGACGCCCCGGCGCTCGCGCAGGCGGACGTGGGCGTGGCCATGAGCAGCGGCACGCAAGCGGCCAAGGAGGCGGGCAACATGATCGATCTCGACTCCAACCCCACCAAACTGATTGAGATTGTTGCCATCGGCAAACAACTGCTGATGACTCGCGGGGCTCTGACCACGTTCTCCATCGCCAACGACATCGCGAAGTACTTCGCGATTCTCCCCGCCATGTTCGCCGGGGCCTTTCCAGTGCTGGCGGCGCTCAATATCATGCGCCTGCATTCGCCTCAATCGGCGGTGCTCTCGGCGGTCATCTTCAACGCCATCATCATTGTTGCGCTGATTCCGCTGGCGCTGCGCGGCGTCAAATATCGTCCCGTTTCGGCTGCAGCGTTGCTGCAGCGCAACCTGCTTATCTACGGGGTGGGCGGCGTGATCGTGCCGTTCATCGGCATCAAGCTCATCGATCTCGCCATCACCGCTTTGAGGATCCTATGA